From the genome of Flavobacterium luteolum, one region includes:
- a CDS encoding aldo/keto reductase, which yields MSKTVLSPIISGTMNWGVWDKNLTTKEMENMIQVSIENKITTFDHADIYGSYTTEADFGKAFHASKIDREKLQLITKCGIQMIAEKRPENKIKHYDYSKDYIIKSVETSLKNLKTDYVDVFLLHRPSPLMQADEIAEAIEKLKGEGKIIDFGLSNFTSSQTELIRSKTEVSYNQVQFSATHYEAMTDGSLDYMQTHGIRPLSWNPLGTVFREDTKKTRRLKKLFSELVEKYHLGSDTLLLAWILKHPAKIIPIAGTVNIARIQSLMKAVELEMDTQDWFAIWTESMGDDVP from the coding sequence ATGAGCAAAACAGTCTTATCGCCTATAATTTCGGGCACTATGAATTGGGGAGTTTGGGATAAAAACCTTACAACCAAAGAAATGGAAAACATGATACAGGTAAGTATCGAAAACAAAATTACGACTTTTGATCACGCGGATATTTACGGTTCGTATACGACCGAAGCCGATTTTGGAAAAGCCTTTCACGCAAGTAAAATTGATCGTGAAAAACTACAATTAATTACCAAGTGCGGAATTCAGATGATTGCTGAAAAACGCCCTGAAAACAAAATCAAACATTATGATTATTCTAAAGACTATATTATTAAGTCTGTAGAAACATCTTTGAAGAATTTAAAAACAGATTATGTAGATGTTTTTTTACTTCATAGACCAAGTCCGTTAATGCAGGCTGATGAAATTGCCGAAGCAATCGAAAAGTTAAAAGGAGAAGGAAAAATTATCGATTTTGGACTTTCTAACTTTACGAGCTCTCAAACCGAATTAATCCGTAGTAAAACAGAAGTGAGCTATAATCAAGTACAATTTTCGGCAACTCATTATGAAGCAATGACAGATGGAAGTTTAGATTATATGCAAACACATGGAATTCGTCCGTTGTCTTGGAATCCGCTTGGAACTGTTTTTAGAGAAGATACCAAAAAAACACGTCGTTTGAAAAAACTGTTTTCTGAATTAGTAGAAAAATACCATTTAGGGTCTGATACTTTATTATTAGCTTGGATTTTAAAACACCCTGCCAAAATAATTCCTATTGCGGGAACTGTAAATATTGCCAGAATTCAGTCTTTAATGAAAGCAGTAGAATTGGAAATGGATACGCAAGACTGGTTTGCAATCTGGACAGAGAGCATGGGCGACGATGTGCCTTAA
- a CDS encoding AAA family ATPase, whose amino-acid sequence MEENTTTLDIRAINEKIERESAFIDLLTMEMNKVIVGQKHMVERLLIGLLGQGHILLEGVPGLAKTLAINTLSQAVQGSFSRIQFTPDLLPADVIGTMIYNIKANEFSIKKGPIFANFVLADEINRAPAKVQSALLEAMQEKQVTIGDTTFKLDRPFLVLATQNPVEQEGTYALPEAQVDRFMLKTVIDYPKIDEERFVIRQNLKGSYEKVNPVVSVDQILRAQEAVREVYMDEKIEKYILDIIFATRYPEKYKLADLKPLISFGASPRGSINLANAAKCYAFIKRRGYVIPEDVRAVVHDVLRHRVGITYEAEAENITSVDIINKIVNEIEVP is encoded by the coding sequence ATGGAAGAAAATACAACGACTTTAGACATTAGAGCGATAAATGAAAAAATTGAAAGAGAAAGTGCTTTTATAGACCTTCTTACAATGGAAATGAACAAAGTTATTGTGGGTCAGAAACATATGGTCGAGCGTCTATTGATCGGATTACTTGGACAGGGGCATATTTTATTGGAAGGAGTTCCAGGTCTGGCAAAAACTTTAGCCATTAATACGCTTTCTCAAGCGGTTCAGGGTTCTTTCAGCCGTATCCAGTTTACGCCAGATTTATTACCAGCCGATGTTATCGGAACCATGATTTACAACATTAAAGCAAACGAGTTCTCAATTAAAAAAGGACCAATTTTCGCCAATTTCGTACTTGCCGATGAGATTAACCGTGCTCCTGCTAAGGTTCAGTCAGCACTTTTGGAAGCAATGCAGGAAAAACAAGTTACTATTGGTGACACTACTTTTAAACTAGATCGTCCGTTTTTAGTATTAGCAACACAAAATCCTGTTGAACAAGAAGGAACATACGCACTTCCTGAAGCACAGGTTGACCGTTTTATGCTAAAAACTGTAATCGACTACCCAAAAATTGATGAAGAGCGTTTTGTAATTCGCCAAAACTTAAAAGGATCTTATGAAAAAGTAAATCCGGTAGTTTCTGTAGATCAGATTTTACGTGCGCAAGAAGCTGTTCGTGAAGTTTATATGGACGAAAAAATTGAGAAATATATCTTGGATATCATTTTTGCTACTCGTTATCCAGAAAAATACAAATTAGCCGATTTAAAACCGCTTATCAGTTTTGGGGCTTCTCCTCGTGGAAGTATCAACTTGGCTAATGCTGCAAAATGCTATGCTTTCATCAAACGTCGTGGTTATGTAATTCCAGAAGACGTTCGTGCAGTTGTTCACGATGTGTTACGTCACAGAGTTGGAATCACTTACGAAGCAGAAGCAGAAAACATCACTTCTGTAGACATTATCAACAAAATCGTTAACGAGATTGAGGTACCTTAA
- a CDS encoding DUF58 domain-containing protein, with translation MDTKELLKKVRKIEIKTKRLSNHIFSGEYHSSFKGRGMTFSEVRQYQYGDDIRNIDWNVTARYNEAHVKVFEEERELTMVLMVDISGSESFGSKNQFKKDIVTEIAATMAFSATQNNDKIGLILFSDTVELYIPPKKGRSHVLRIIRELIEFEPKSHKTDIAQALKFLSGTQKKKAIIFMISDFMSDSYEHTLKIASKKHDITGVRVYDIREERIPNLGMVNMLDAETGKIQLVDTSSKAVRMNYEKHYQEKLNYFKDTFRKSGAGIVNTRVDENYVTKLLGYFKSR, from the coding sequence ATGGATACAAAAGAGCTTTTAAAAAAAGTACGGAAAATAGAAATCAAAACGAAAAGACTGAGTAATCACATCTTTTCGGGAGAATACCACTCTTCATTTAAAGGACGAGGAATGACGTTTAGCGAGGTGCGTCAATACCAATACGGAGATGATATTCGTAACATCGATTGGAATGTAACCGCACGCTACAACGAAGCTCACGTTAAAGTATTTGAAGAAGAACGCGAATTAACCATGGTTTTAATGGTTGATATTTCGGGTTCGGAATCTTTTGGTTCTAAAAATCAATTTAAAAAAGACATTGTAACCGAAATTGCGGCAACGATGGCTTTTTCGGCTACACAGAATAATGATAAAATTGGTTTAATATTATTTTCTGATACTGTAGAATTATATATTCCGCCAAAAAAAGGACGTTCGCACGTGCTTCGCATCATTCGTGAATTGATCGAATTTGAACCAAAAAGTCATAAAACGGACATTGCTCAAGCCTTGAAATTTTTATCTGGAACCCAGAAAAAGAAAGCTATTATTTTTATGATTTCCGATTTTATGTCTGACTCTTATGAGCACACTTTAAAAATCGCGTCTAAGAAGCATGACATCACTGGTGTTCGTGTGTATGATATCCGTGAAGAAAGAATTCCAAATTTAGGAATGGTAAACATGCTAGATGCAGAAACTGGAAAAATACAATTGGTTGATACAAGTTCAAAAGCTGTTCGTATGAATTATGAAAAGCACTATCAGGAGAAACTAAATTATTTTAAAGATACTTTCCGTAAATCTGGAGCAGGAATTGTTAATACCAGAGTAGACGAAAATTACGTTACTAAATTATTAGGCTATTTTAAATCGAGGTAA
- a CDS encoding four helix bundle protein, translating to MTKQELENRLIDFAATIIIIASKFEKNYAGNHLSGQIIRSGTSPALNYGEAQSAESKKDFIHKMGICLKELRETFVCLKIIEKANLSTDRESLMQVKIEANQLISIFVSSIKTSKNNS from the coding sequence ATGACTAAGCAAGAATTAGAAAATAGATTGATTGATTTTGCAGCAACAATTATAATTATAGCAAGTAAGTTTGAAAAAAATTATGCAGGAAATCATTTATCTGGGCAAATAATTCGATCGGGAACATCGCCAGCGCTAAATTACGGTGAAGCACAAAGTGCAGAGAGTAAAAAAGATTTTATTCATAAAATGGGAATTTGTCTGAAAGAATTAAGAGAAACATTTGTTTGTTTGAAAATAATAGAAAAAGCAAATTTATCGACAGACAGAGAAAGTTTAATGCAGGTAAAAATAGAAGCAAATCAATTAATTTCCATTTTTGTATCCAGCATTAAAACATCAAAAAATAATTCATAA
- a CDS encoding vWA domain-containing protein, which produces MSKITFLNPEFLWLFLLIPIAIIWFFWKRNQQSATLKMSSTAGFQNNESFWTKFKPALYVFRILALCSLIIALARPRTVDISNQTKTTKGIDIVMAIDVSGSMLAKDLKPNRMEALKRVAADFVEERPNDRIGLVLYASEAYTKTPVTSDKAIILEAIKGIKYDTVLQDGTGIGMGLATAVNRLKDSKAKSRVIILLTDGVNNAGFIEPETAADIAKQYGIKVYTIGLGTNGMAESPYAYAPNGGFLFKMQKVEIDERLMKSIAQKTDGTYFRATSNDKLAEIYNSINKLETTEIQELKFYDYDEKYRAFVLFAGFLLLLEVGLRNTVYRSFI; this is translated from the coding sequence ATGAGCAAGATCACTTTTTTAAATCCAGAGTTTCTTTGGTTGTTTCTATTAATTCCGATTGCGATAATCTGGTTTTTCTGGAAACGCAACCAGCAGTCGGCTACCTTAAAAATGAGTTCGACAGCAGGATTCCAAAATAATGAATCGTTTTGGACCAAGTTCAAACCTGCTTTATACGTTTTCAGAATTCTTGCTTTATGTTCATTGATTATAGCATTGGCTCGACCAAGAACAGTAGACATTAGCAACCAAACCAAAACAACAAAAGGAATTGATATTGTAATGGCAATTGACGTTTCTGGATCTATGCTGGCAAAAGATTTAAAGCCAAACCGTATGGAAGCTTTAAAAAGAGTGGCAGCAGATTTCGTTGAAGAAAGACCAAATGATAGAATCGGATTGGTTTTGTACGCTTCTGAAGCCTATACCAAAACTCCTGTAACAAGTGATAAAGCAATCATTCTTGAAGCTATAAAAGGCATTAAATACGATACGGTTTTACAAGACGGAACTGGAATTGGAATGGGATTGGCAACTGCTGTAAATCGTCTAAAAGACAGTAAAGCAAAAAGCCGCGTTATTATTTTGCTTACAGATGGTGTAAATAATGCTGGATTTATCGAGCCAGAAACTGCCGCTGATATTGCAAAACAATACGGAATAAAAGTTTACACTATTGGTCTTGGAACAAACGGAATGGCAGAATCTCCATACGCATACGCACCAAACGGAGGTTTCTTATTCAAAATGCAAAAAGTTGAAATCGATGAAAGGCTGATGAAAAGTATTGCCCAAAAAACAGACGGAACATACTTTAGAGCTACAAGTAACGATAAATTAGCAGAAATATACAACTCAATCAATAAACTGGAAACAACAGAAATTCAAGAATTAAAATTCTATGATTATGATGAAAAGTACAGAGCTTTTGTTTTATTTGCAGGCTTTTTGCTGTTACTAGAAGTTGGATTAAGAAATACGGTTTATAGAAGCTTTATTTAA
- a CDS encoding tetratricopeptide repeat protein — translation MKNLLLYILLTVSFAVSAQEKDKTLPTGNEEYKQNKFTDAEANYRISESKFPKKSIAPYNLGNTIYRQNQISEAKFAYAKAIKNAKTRPEKHKAYHNLGNTFMKEKDYTQAVEAYKQALRNDPTDEETRYNYAYAKQKLKENPPKNDQKDKNKDKDKDKDKNKDKDKDKDKNKDKDKDKKDDKGDPDKDKKDGQNDPKKDDKSDNQGQPKPQPGGISKERVQNLLDAVNNEEKKIQDKVNAQKVKGSPKKTEKDW, via the coding sequence ATGAAAAATTTACTCCTTTATATTTTACTAACCGTTTCTTTTGCAGTTTCTGCTCAAGAGAAAGACAAAACGTTGCCTACTGGTAATGAAGAATATAAGCAGAATAAATTTACTGATGCTGAGGCAAACTATAGAATTTCGGAATCAAAATTTCCTAAAAAATCAATAGCGCCTTATAATTTAGGAAATACGATTTACAGACAAAATCAGATTTCGGAAGCTAAATTTGCTTACGCGAAAGCGATAAAAAATGCCAAAACAAGACCTGAAAAACACAAGGCTTATCATAATCTTGGAAACACTTTCATGAAAGAGAAAGATTATACTCAGGCAGTTGAAGCTTACAAACAAGCGCTTCGTAATGATCCAACCGATGAGGAAACACGTTACAATTACGCTTATGCAAAACAAAAGCTAAAAGAAAATCCTCCTAAAAACGATCAGAAAGATAAAAATAAGGACAAAGACAAGGATAAGGATAAAAACAAAGACAAGGACAAGGACAAGGATAAAAATAAAGATAAAGACAAGGATAAAAAAGACGATAAAGGCGATCCAGACAAAGACAAAAAAGATGGCCAAAATGATCCTAAGAAAGACGACAAATCAGACAATCAAGGCCAGCCAAAACCACAGCCTGGAGGAATATCAAAAGAGCGTGTTCAGAATTTATTAGATGCGGTTAATAATGAAGAAAAGAAAATTCAGGACAAAGTAAACGCTCAAAAAGTAAAAGGTAGTCCTAAGAAAACAGAAAAAGACTGGTAA
- a CDS encoding BatD family protein: MKRYLILFLITFQGLMAQVQFEARVSKNSLGINERLRIDFVMNVDGDNFEQPSFDGFKMVAGPSQQISQSWINGRSSFQKIYSYILQPERKGALTIKQAAIEFNGQVYKTNPIKVTVTNAVAQERDPNDRPQGSGNELLELVAEISKTNPYLNEPITVVYKLYFNNIGVTGFKELAKPKYNDFWNQNIDVKQLSVQQGSYQGQQAYYVILKKTILYPQKSGRLTIEPLSLDIGVQLPTNRRDMFGQMIIAEDNKVVSAGAKTINVRPLPETNKPEGFTGAVGRFNFTVTPSKTTLKNGEGLDLIVSAQGSGNMKLFTLPKPVVPNALEMYDPVHDENVTTSLTGMSGRITDKYTIVPQYRGKYAIKPMQFSYFDLSTGTYKTITSKEIMVDVLDGPTPAEANTGAASKNVVAKADQFKNIKPKTILIPIAKKDFYDSNLYLGLLLAPFIIIPIIILARKKKEAMDSDVTGNRIRMNNKLAKKYLSQAKKHLNNKEPFYIALEKAMHNFLKAKLHIETSEMSKDNIRELLLSRNANAETVQNFIALTENCEFARYAPASSASIQQDYDKAVMIISELEKQIV, translated from the coding sequence ATGAAAAGATATTTAATTCTATTTCTAATCACTTTTCAAGGACTTATGGCTCAAGTACAATTTGAAGCCAGAGTCAGCAAAAACTCGCTTGGAATAAATGAAAGACTTCGTATAGACTTCGTCATGAATGTGGACGGAGATAATTTCGAGCAACCTTCTTTTGACGGATTTAAAATGGTTGCGGGACCAAGCCAACAGATTAGCCAATCTTGGATAAACGGACGCAGTTCTTTTCAAAAAATATACTCCTATATCTTACAGCCTGAAAGAAAAGGTGCCTTAACAATAAAACAGGCCGCTATAGAATTCAATGGACAGGTTTACAAAACCAATCCGATAAAGGTTACAGTAACCAATGCTGTGGCTCAAGAAAGAGATCCAAATGACAGACCACAAGGTTCTGGAAATGAATTATTGGAACTTGTTGCTGAAATTTCAAAAACAAACCCTTATCTAAACGAACCTATTACAGTCGTTTACAAGCTGTATTTCAATAATATTGGCGTTACTGGTTTTAAAGAATTAGCAAAACCTAAATACAATGATTTCTGGAATCAGAACATTGATGTTAAGCAACTTTCTGTACAGCAAGGTTCTTACCAAGGCCAGCAAGCTTATTATGTAATCTTAAAAAAGACTATTCTATATCCTCAAAAATCAGGAAGACTTACAATTGAGCCTCTTTCACTAGATATTGGCGTACAGTTACCAACAAATCGTCGTGACATGTTTGGTCAAATGATTATTGCAGAAGACAATAAGGTAGTTTCTGCCGGAGCAAAAACAATCAATGTGCGACCGCTTCCAGAAACAAACAAACCAGAAGGATTTACGGGTGCTGTCGGAAGATTTAATTTTACCGTTACTCCATCAAAAACAACACTTAAAAATGGTGAAGGACTTGACTTAATCGTAAGCGCACAAGGTAGTGGAAACATGAAGTTATTCACACTTCCAAAACCAGTTGTTCCAAATGCGCTGGAAATGTATGATCCAGTTCACGATGAAAACGTAACCACTTCTTTGACTGGCATGTCTGGAAGAATTACAGATAAATATACTATTGTACCGCAATACAGAGGAAAGTATGCGATCAAACCAATGCAGTTTTCTTATTTTGATTTGAGTACTGGCACATATAAAACCATTACTTCAAAAGAAATTATGGTTGATGTTTTAGACGGACCAACGCCAGCGGAAGCAAATACAGGAGCAGCATCTAAAAATGTTGTAGCCAAAGCTGATCAATTCAAAAACATAAAACCTAAAACAATATTAATTCCTATTGCGAAAAAAGATTTTTATGATTCAAATCTATATTTAGGATTGTTGTTAGCTCCATTTATCATTATTCCGATCATCATTTTAGCTAGAAAGAAAAAAGAGGCTATGGATAGTGATGTTACTGGAAATAGAATTAGAATGAACAATAAGCTGGCTAAGAAATATTTATCGCAAGCGAAGAAACATCTTAACAACAAAGAGCCTTTCTATATCGCACTTGAAAAAGCAATGCATAATTTCTTGAAAGCAAAACTACATATTGAAACTTCAGAAATGAGTAAAGACAATATTAGAGAGTTATTGTTATCTAGAAATGCAAATGCAGAAACGGTTCAGAATTTTATTGCTTTGACTGAAAACTGCGAATTTGCACGTTATGCACCAGCATCGAGCGCTTCAATTCAGCAGGATTATGATAAAGCGGTTATGATTATTTCTGAATTAGAAAAACAGATTGTTTAA
- a CDS encoding tetratricopeptide repeat protein → MKNILYLFLFVTQVFFAQGRFESANALYQKGQYKEAAQVYENIIKEDKLHSAEVYFNLGNCYYKLNQVAPSIYNYEKALVLKPNDPETLNNLKFAKKLTIDEIKEVPKVGFAKLIQNFTSIFDYNTWAKISVVLGFVFLLSFIGYYFSSVTIAKRIYFVGMFIILVAFALSISAGMSEKSHFENDRVAIVFSELSQVRHEPQKSSNGIILLHEGAKVYVLESVAGWKKIELTDGTQGWIESATIKEVK, encoded by the coding sequence ATGAAAAACATACTATATCTCTTTTTATTCGTCACGCAGGTTTTCTTTGCGCAAGGTCGCTTTGAATCGGCCAATGCATTGTACCAAAAAGGGCAATATAAAGAAGCAGCACAGGTTTATGAGAACATCATAAAGGAAGATAAATTACATTCTGCCGAAGTGTATTTTAATCTTGGAAACTGTTATTACAAACTAAATCAGGTTGCGCCTTCGATTTATAATTATGAAAAAGCTTTGGTGCTTAAACCAAATGATCCAGAGACTTTAAATAATCTAAAATTTGCCAAAAAACTAACTATTGACGAAATCAAAGAAGTGCCTAAAGTTGGTTTTGCAAAACTGATTCAGAACTTTACTTCCATTTTTGATTATAATACTTGGGCTAAAATTTCTGTTGTCCTTGGTTTTGTGTTTTTATTGAGTTTTATTGGATATTATTTTTCGAGCGTTACAATTGCAAAAAGGATTTATTTTGTCGGAATGTTTATCATTTTGGTAGCTTTTGCTTTAAGCATTTCGGCTGGAATGTCTGAAAAAAGTCATTTTGAAAACGATCGTGTTGCCATTGTTTTTTCTGAATTAAGCCAAGTGAGACATGAGCCTCAAAAATCTTCAAACGGAATTATTTTATTGCACGAAGGGGCAAAAGTTTATGTTTTGGAAAGTGTTGCAGGCTGGAAAAAAATCGAATTGACAGATGGAACTCAAGGCTGGATTGAATCGGCAACAATCAAAGAAGTAAAATAA
- a CDS encoding vWA domain-containing protein — translation MRNLNFFMMAFLVLTIFSCKKAYAPDQSYEAVDSAAAVTDAIPEEMYIEPNTESYAGLEENPFESPLKEPLSTFSIDVDNASYTNIRRFINEGQKVPKDAVRVEEMINFFKYKYPQPDGQHPFAINTEYSDCPWNKNSRLLKIGLQGKNVPMANLPASNLVFLVDVSGSMDEPNKLPLLKESMKILVKELRSIDKVSIVVYAGSAGVVLEPTSGDNKDEIMDAFDDLHAGGSTAGGEGIELAYKLAQQNFIKEGNNRVVIATDGDFNVGASSDDDMLKLIEQKRESGVFLTVLGFGMGNYKDSKMEILADKGNGNYAYIDNIQEANRFLGKEFKGSMFAIAKDVKIQIEFNPKHVQAYRLIGYENRKLNAEDFKNDKIDAGELGSGHSVTALYEIVPIGVESDYVPSDLKYTKTKQAEGNYSDELATVKFRYKKPDGNKSIEIVNIIADQKTDLENSSPDFKFTTAVSWFGLKLRESKYIANSSSSDIKRLAKSGLSNDEDGYRSEFVRLVDAVN, via the coding sequence ATGAGAAATCTTAATTTCTTTATGATGGCATTCCTTGTACTTACTATTTTTAGCTGTAAGAAAGCGTATGCACCAGACCAAAGTTACGAGGCAGTTGATTCTGCTGCGGCTGTGACCGATGCAATTCCAGAGGAAATGTACATTGAACCGAATACAGAAAGCTACGCAGGATTAGAAGAAAATCCGTTTGAATCTCCACTAAAAGAACCACTTTCTACTTTTTCCATCGATGTTGATAATGCGTCCTACACCAATATTCGCCGATTTATAAACGAAGGGCAAAAAGTTCCAAAAGACGCTGTCCGTGTGGAAGAAATGATCAACTTTTTTAAATACAAATATCCACAGCCAGATGGCCAGCATCCATTCGCAATTAATACAGAATACAGCGATTGTCCGTGGAATAAAAACAGTCGATTGCTAAAGATTGGTTTACAGGGAAAGAATGTGCCAATGGCAAATTTGCCGGCTTCTAATCTGGTTTTTTTAGTGGATGTTTCTGGTTCTATGGATGAACCAAATAAATTGCCTTTGCTTAAAGAATCCATGAAAATTTTGGTAAAAGAACTGAGAAGCATTGATAAAGTTTCGATCGTAGTTTATGCAGGATCTGCGGGAGTCGTTTTAGAGCCAACTTCTGGCGATAATAAAGATGAAATTATGGATGCTTTTGACGATTTGCATGCTGGAGGAAGTACAGCAGGAGGAGAGGGAATCGAATTGGCGTACAAACTTGCACAACAAAATTTCATTAAAGAGGGAAATAATAGAGTGGTAATAGCTACAGATGGTGATTTTAATGTTGGAGCTTCTTCAGATGATGATATGCTAAAATTGATTGAACAAAAAAGAGAGTCTGGAGTTTTCTTAACCGTTTTAGGATTTGGAATGGGGAATTATAAAGACAGTAAAATGGAAATTCTGGCCGATAAAGGAAATGGAAATTACGCTTATATCGATAACATTCAGGAAGCAAACCGTTTTCTTGGAAAAGAATTTAAAGGATCTATGTTTGCTATCGCGAAAGATGTAAAAATTCAAATTGAGTTTAATCCAAAACATGTTCAGGCGTATCGATTAATTGGTTATGAAAACCGAAAGCTGAATGCTGAAGATTTTAAAAATGATAAAATTGATGCGGGTGAATTGGGAAGCGGACACTCAGTTACCGCTTTGTATGAAATCGTTCCAATAGGTGTAGAAAGTGACTATGTTCCGTCAGATCTGAAATACACTAAAACAAAACAAGCAGAGGGAAATTACAGTGATGAATTGGCGACAGTAAAATTTAGATATAAAAAACCTGATGGCAACAAAAGTATTGAAATCGTAAATATTATAGCAGATCAGAAAACAGATTTAGAAAATAGCTCTCCAGATTTTAAATTTACAACTGCGGTTTCTTGGTTCGGATTAAAATTGCGTGAATCAAAATATATAGCAAACAGTTCAAGTTCGGACATCAAAAGATTAGCAAAATCTGGTTTGTCAAATGATGAAGATGGTTACAGATCTGAATTTGTTCGATTGGTTGATGCAGTGAATTAA
- a CDS encoding 5-formyltetrahydrofolate cyclo-ligase — MPTSKKELRLEYKNLRKALSFEDIEEKSLAIANQLIQMPVWDKSYYHVFLPIEEHKEVNTEYVLHLLSGKDKEILISKSDFESRKMTHFLLTDNTKIKKNEYNIPEPIDGIEVPSSKIEVVFVPLLAFDIHGNRIGYGKGFYDKFLAECKPETIKIGLSFFEAVNEIDDVFESDIKLDYCVTPDKIYQFK; from the coding sequence ATGCCGACGAGTAAAAAAGAACTCCGATTAGAATATAAAAATCTCCGCAAAGCGCTTTCTTTTGAAGATATAGAAGAAAAAAGTTTGGCAATTGCCAATCAATTAATTCAAATGCCAGTTTGGGATAAAAGTTATTATCATGTTTTCCTTCCGATTGAAGAGCATAAAGAAGTGAATACCGAATATGTTCTGCATTTGCTTTCTGGAAAAGACAAAGAAATCTTGATTTCTAAAAGCGATTTCGAATCTAGAAAAATGACTCATTTTCTATTAACAGATAATACCAAAATTAAAAAGAACGAATACAATATTCCGGAACCAATTGACGGAATTGAAGTTCCTTCGTCTAAAATTGAAGTTGTCTTTGTTCCGCTTTTGGCTTTTGATATTCATGGAAATCGAATTGGTTACGGAAAAGGTTTCTACGATAAATTCCTCGCCGAATGCAAACCAGAAACCATCAAAATCGGACTTTCGTTTTTTGAAGCCGTAAACGAGATTGATGATGTTTTTGAATCGGATATTAAATTGGATTATTGCGTTACGCCTGATAAAATATATCAATTTAAATAA
- a CDS encoding succinylglutamate desuccinylase/aspartoacylase family protein has translation MKNSAPLVIFGESILPGEHRTINVEIARLHTTTKLNIPVIVRRSKHEGPTVLFSAGIHGDEINGVEIVRQIISKKINRPSRGTIICIPVINMYGFVNKSREFPDGRDLNRVFPGSKKGSLASRFAYHIVEEILPILDYAVDFHAGGASRFNAPQIRITENNPELKVLADIFNAPFTLYSKNINGSFRKTSENANVKMLLFEGGKSLDINNEIANQGVLGTKRLLHYLGMLDSKQIAEPALTPSIYIKQSVWLRAKCSGLLHDFNLVGKFVTKGTILAIITDPFGKFEQKVKAPHDGYVINANHSPIVYEGDAIYHLSKIPDNADE, from the coding sequence ATGAAAAATAGTGCTCCATTGGTTATTTTCGGCGAATCGATTTTGCCGGGAGAACATAGAACAATAAATGTCGAAATTGCTCGGCTTCATACTACAACAAAACTAAATATTCCTGTTATTGTACGTCGTTCCAAACATGAAGGGCCGACTGTTTTATTTTCTGCAGGAATTCATGGCGACGAAATTAATGGTGTCGAAATTGTTCGACAGATTATCAGTAAAAAAATCAACAGACCGTCGCGAGGGACTATTATCTGCATTCCGGTAATCAATATGTATGGTTTTGTAAATAAATCACGCGAGTTTCCAGACGGGCGTGATTTGAATCGTGTTTTTCCAGGAAGCAAAAAAGGTTCACTTGCCAGTCGATTTGCGTATCATATTGTCGAAGAAATTTTACCGATTTTAGATTATGCAGTCGATTTTCATGCAGGTGGTGCAAGCCGTTTTAATGCTCCGCAAATCAGAATTACAGAGAATAATCCTGAATTAAAAGTTTTGGCCGACATTTTTAATGCACCATTTACATTGTATTCTAAAAACATAAATGGTTCTTTTAGAAAAACTTCTGAAAATGCCAATGTGAAAATGTTGCTTTTTGAAGGCGGAAAATCATTAGATATCAATAACGAAATTGCAAATCAAGGTGTTTTGGGAACCAAACGTTTGCTTCATTATTTAGGAATGCTCGATTCTAAACAAATTGCTGAGCCAGCTTTGACTCCTTCCATTTATATCAAGCAATCGGTTTGGCTTCGCGCAAAATGTTCTGGCTTACTTCATGATTTTAATTTGGTCGGAAAATTTGTTACTAAAGGCACAATCCTGGCAATCATTACAGATCCGTTTGGTAAATTTGAGCAAAAAGTAAAAGCGCCCCATGATGGTTATGTAATTAATGCCAATCATTCGCCAATTGTTTATGAAGGCGACGCAATCTATCATTTATCTAAAATTCCAGACAATGCCGACGAGTAA